A genome region from Prochlorococcus marinus CUG1417 includes the following:
- the mnmA gene encoding tRNA 2-thiouridine(34) synthase MnmA: protein MLKTQKDKKLENFFSSNNKTKKKKNIIVGLSGGVDSSLSAALLVEKGWNVEGLTLWLMKGQGSCCSEGLVDAAGLCEDLGINHKIIDSREIFEREVIKKTTESYEKGFTPLPCSMCNKNVKFEEMLNYAISKKDFTHIATGHYARIKKSSYARALDCKSLVFKEYLLLRGADENKDQSYFLYSLSQEVLSRLEFPLGEMKKEETRREAIRLGLRTAQKPESQDLCLVEHYGSMQKFIDKHIEPKEGKIVHVNGKVLGTHNGIQHFTVGQRKGLGIAWPEPLYVKSLDRVKNTVYVADKSDLFNKEAIISKINWVSIQDPEQEIEVEAQIRYRSNPVKGTLIPLKNLDNTTTTFKLIFEESQSSVTPGQAAVFYKGEILLGGGLIS from the coding sequence ATGTTAAAGACACAAAAGGATAAAAAATTAGAGAACTTTTTTTCTTCTAATAATAAAACTAAAAAGAAGAAAAATATTATTGTAGGTCTTTCTGGTGGCGTAGATAGTTCCCTCTCAGCTGCTCTTCTTGTAGAAAAAGGCTGGAATGTTGAGGGACTAACTCTTTGGTTAATGAAAGGACAAGGCTCCTGTTGTTCTGAAGGATTAGTAGATGCTGCTGGCCTTTGTGAAGATTTGGGAATTAACCATAAAATAATAGACTCAAGAGAAATTTTCGAAAGAGAGGTAATTAAAAAAACAACTGAAAGCTATGAGAAAGGATTCACTCCACTTCCATGTTCGATGTGCAACAAAAATGTGAAGTTTGAAGAGATGCTCAATTACGCAATAAGCAAAAAAGACTTTACTCATATTGCGACGGGACATTACGCAAGGATAAAAAAATCATCTTATGCTAGAGCACTTGATTGCAAGAGCCTTGTATTTAAGGAATACCTTCTTCTTAGAGGTGCTGACGAAAACAAAGACCAAAGTTATTTTCTTTATTCTCTTTCTCAAGAAGTACTAAGCAGATTAGAATTTCCTCTTGGTGAAATGAAAAAAGAAGAAACAAGAAGGGAAGCCATCAGATTAGGCCTTAGAACTGCTCAAAAACCAGAAAGTCAAGATTTATGTTTAGTTGAGCATTATGGATCAATGCAAAAATTTATCGACAAACACATAGAACCCAAAGAAGGAAAAATTGTGCATGTAAATGGGAAAGTCCTTGGGACGCACAATGGAATTCAGCACTTTACGGTAGGTCAGAGAAAAGGGTTGGGCATCGCTTGGCCTGAACCACTATATGTAAAAAGTTTAGACAGGGTAAAAAACACAGTTTATGTAGCAGACAAAAGTGATCTATTTAATAAAGAAGCAATTATTAGTAAGATTAACTGGGTTTCAATCCAAGATCCTGAGCAAGAGATAGAAGTAGAAGCACAAATCAGATATAGAAGTAATCCAGTAAAAGGTACATTAATACCTTTGAAAAATTTAGATAATACAACTACAACATTTAAATTAATTTTTGAAGAAAGTCAAAGTTCGGTAACGCCTGGACAAGCTGCAGTTTTTTATAAAGGAGAAATTTTATTAGGTGGTGGATTAATTAGTTAA